In a single window of the Phycisphaerae bacterium genome:
- the xseA gene encoding exodeoxyribonuclease VII large subunit: MTAQRPAFDPDRIRTPTAPPLPRQVTVSQLTAAIKRTLADGLPGTIHLIGEISNFTRHTSGHLYLTLKDKGGEIRAVMWRSGAADLKFKPADGMAVIATGYVDFYENRGQCQFIIRRLEPRGTGALELAFRQLREQLEKEGLFDPRHKKPIAPYPRNIAVVTSPTGAAVRDILRTLQRRYPCVQVLVHPVKVQGEGAAAEIADAIARLNREAASLGGIDTIIVARGGGSLEELWAFNEEPVARAIHASRIPIISGVGHEVDITIADLVADLRAATPTAAAELAVPVRSELLAGLDECQARLHRAMRNRLELSRSKVDAIGRVSWMRDPGSLIQEAEQRLDDATSRLQAAIGRLIDRQRSRLHQLEVNLAAGRPQTVLHRQLQQLEHLASRLQWSQSQSLLAHDRRLHATEVRLAGVRPQAMLRQAHDRLATTASRLDRAARLHTRQLANRIDEKERALRATSPVRQVATENERLRKLELELTRSLAHRLKPAWQSLQSLVSRLEATSHHKTLARGFTITRDRRDGRIVTAADQVQPGQEVVTETADGEFASRVTD; the protein is encoded by the coding sequence ATGACCGCCCAGCGCCCGGCGTTCGATCCCGACCGGATCCGGACCCCGACCGCTCCCCCCCTGCCGAGACAGGTCACGGTCAGCCAGTTAACCGCGGCCATCAAGCGGACTCTCGCCGACGGACTGCCCGGCACCATCCACCTGATCGGCGAGATCAGCAACTTCACCCGCCACACCAGCGGCCACCTCTACCTGACCTTGAAGGACAAAGGCGGCGAGATCAGGGCGGTCATGTGGCGATCCGGAGCCGCCGACCTGAAGTTCAAACCGGCCGACGGCATGGCAGTCATCGCCACCGGCTACGTGGACTTCTACGAGAACCGCGGTCAATGCCAGTTCATCATCCGCAGACTCGAGCCGCGCGGCACGGGCGCCCTGGAACTCGCTTTCCGCCAGCTCCGCGAACAACTGGAGAAGGAGGGCCTTTTCGACCCTCGGCACAAGAAGCCGATCGCCCCCTATCCCCGGAACATCGCCGTCGTCACCAGCCCCACCGGAGCGGCCGTCCGCGACATCCTGCGGACCCTTCAGCGGCGGTACCCCTGCGTGCAGGTCCTCGTCCACCCGGTGAAGGTGCAGGGCGAGGGGGCCGCCGCGGAAATCGCCGACGCGATCGCCCGGCTCAACCGTGAGGCCGCGTCGCTGGGCGGTATCGACACGATCATCGTGGCCCGCGGCGGCGGTTCACTCGAAGAGCTCTGGGCATTCAACGAGGAACCCGTCGCCCGTGCCATCCATGCCAGCCGGATCCCGATCATCAGCGGCGTGGGACACGAGGTGGACATCACCATCGCCGATCTGGTGGCCGACCTGCGGGCCGCCACGCCCACCGCCGCCGCCGAGCTGGCTGTACCCGTCCGGTCCGAGCTGCTCGCAGGACTGGACGAGTGCCAGGCACGACTCCACCGGGCGATGCGAAACCGGCTGGAGTTGTCTCGCTCGAAGGTGGACGCCATTGGCCGGGTCTCCTGGATGCGCGATCCGGGCAGCTTGATCCAGGAGGCCGAGCAGCGGCTGGACGATGCCACCTCGCGACTCCAGGCGGCCATTGGACGACTCATTGACCGCCAACGAAGTCGACTGCACCAGCTGGAGGTCAATCTGGCCGCCGGCCGTCCCCAGACCGTGCTCCATCGGCAGCTGCAGCAACTCGAACACCTGGCGTCGCGGCTGCAATGGAGTCAGTCACAGTCCCTCCTAGCTCATGACCGCCGACTCCATGCAACGGAAGTCAGACTGGCGGGCGTTCGACCGCAGGCTATGTTGCGGCAGGCTCACGACCGACTGGCGACAACGGCCAGCCGCCTCGATCGCGCCGCACGTCTGCACACTCGTCAACTGGCGAACCGGATCGACGAGAAGGAGCGAGCCCTGCGAGCCACCTCGCCCGTCCGCCAGGTCGCCACCGAGAACGAACGGCTCCGCAAGCTCGAGCTTGAACTCACCCGATCGCTCGCTCACCGCCTCAAACCGGCATGGCAATCGCTGCAATCGCTGGTCAGCCGCCTGGAGGCCACCAGTCATCACAAGACACTGGCCCGCGGCTTCACCATCACCCGCGACCGCAGAGACGGTCGCATCGTCACCGCCGCCGACCAGGTCCAGCCCGGCCAAGAAGTGGTCACCGAAACCGCAGACGGGGAGTTCGCGAGCCGGGTCACAGACTAA
- a CDS encoding type II secretion system F family protein, whose protein sequence is MTQLIILIVLVMISAGLIIYSLLPKRGEEKDKVMRRMTGRSSGSPQAGTDAGRRPSAAKQMLEKVAPIAMKPVMPKNAAQMSTLREKLAQAGYRQEEASRYFLASKTIVGVLLAVVTLFVAWGGGYEAKQLFGFAATAAGLGFLLPNAWLFLARSQRAEKIRNGLPDSLDLLVVSVESGLGLDAGLLRVAEEMRNVHKDLSDEMQIATMETQMGVPRAESLENMARRSGVNEMRAMVAVITQAEKLGTSVAKALRTQADMLRVKRRLKAEERAQKTTVKLMLPLILFIFPSIFVVLVGPAALQLIKTLGSGGALAPK, encoded by the coding sequence ATGACGCAACTCATTATCCTCATCGTCCTGGTCATGATCAGCGCGGGCCTGATCATCTACAGCCTCCTGCCCAAGCGGGGTGAGGAAAAGGACAAGGTGATGCGGCGCATGACCGGGCGCTCGTCGGGCAGCCCCCAGGCCGGCACCGACGCCGGCCGTCGTCCTTCCGCAGCCAAGCAGATGCTGGAGAAGGTCGCGCCCATCGCGATGAAGCCGGTCATGCCGAAGAACGCCGCGCAGATGTCGACCCTTCGCGAGAAACTGGCCCAGGCAGGCTACCGCCAGGAGGAAGCCAGCCGCTACTTCTTGGCGAGCAAGACGATCGTCGGCGTGCTGCTGGCGGTGGTGACCTTGTTTGTCGCCTGGGGTGGAGGCTACGAGGCCAAGCAACTCTTCGGCTTTGCCGCGACCGCCGCGGGTCTCGGGTTCCTTCTGCCCAACGCATGGCTCTTCCTGGCCCGCAGCCAGCGCGCCGAGAAGATCCGTAACGGCCTGCCCGACTCACTCGACCTGCTGGTGGTGTCGGTCGAGTCCGGTCTCGGCCTGGATGCCGGTCTGCTTCGGGTGGCCGAGGAGATGCGCAACGTTCACAAGGACCTCAGTGACGAGATGCAGATCGCGACGATGGAAACGCAAATGGGTGTGCCGCGGGCGGAGTCCCTCGAGAACATGGCCCGCCGCAGCGGCGTCAACGAGATGCGGGCCATGGTGGCGGTCATTACCCAGGCTGAGAAGCTGGGCACCAGCGTGGCCAAGGCTCTCCGTACCCAGGCGGACATGCTCCGCGTGAAACGACGCCTCAAGGCCGAGGAGCGTGCTCAGAAAACCACGGTCAAGCTGATGCTGCCGCTGATTCTGTTCATCTTCCCGTCGATCTTCGTGGTGCTGGTCGGACCGGCCGCCCTCCAGCTGATCAAGACTCTGGGTAGCGGTGGAGCTCTCGCTCCGAAGTAG
- a CDS encoding TIGR00282 family metallophosphoesterase: MRVNLLCIGDVVGRPGRYAISQTLPHLAREYNIHCVIANAENAAGGSGLTPQLFEKFRRYGVDLITLGDHIYRRQEIIPVLESSDRIVRPANMSPQAVGRHVAICQTKLGPKVAIISLLGRLFMKTMVDCPFHAVDRVLKQLPPDVKIVVVDVHAEATSEKVAMGWYLDGRVSAVVGTHTHVQTADESILPNGTAYLTDLGMTGPFDSVLGRLKDRVIRTFLTNLPHAFDVAEGDPRLCGLLVGVESTTGKAEHVERICIDKSSPLFVNLAGGEVD; the protein is encoded by the coding sequence ATGCGAGTCAATCTCCTGTGTATCGGAGATGTCGTGGGCCGGCCGGGGCGCTATGCGATCTCCCAAACCCTCCCCCATCTGGCCCGGGAATACAACATTCACTGCGTGATCGCCAATGCGGAGAACGCTGCTGGCGGATCCGGCCTCACCCCGCAACTCTTTGAGAAGTTTAGGCGCTACGGGGTCGACCTCATCACCCTGGGCGACCACATCTACCGCCGCCAGGAGATCATTCCGGTCCTGGAGAGTTCGGACCGGATCGTACGCCCCGCAAACATGTCCCCCCAGGCGGTCGGCAGGCACGTCGCGATCTGCCAGACCAAGCTCGGCCCGAAAGTGGCGATCATCTCACTGCTCGGGCGACTGTTCATGAAGACCATGGTGGATTGCCCGTTTCACGCCGTGGACCGCGTACTCAAGCAGCTCCCGCCCGACGTCAAGATCGTCGTGGTCGACGTGCACGCCGAGGCCACCAGCGAGAAGGTTGCCATGGGCTGGTACCTCGATGGGCGGGTCAGCGCCGTGGTCGGCACGCACACTCACGTGCAGACCGCCGACGAGAGCATCCTACCCAACGGAACGGCCTATCTCACCGACCTCGGCATGACTGGGCCGTTTGACTCGGTCCTCGGGCGGCTCAAGGACCGGGTCATTCGCACCTTTCTGACCAACCTGCCCCACGCGTTCGACGTGGCCGAGGGCGACCCGCGGCTGTGCGGACTCCTGGTCGGCGTGGAGTCGACCACCGGCAAGGCCGAGCACGTGGAGCGAATCTGCATCGACAAATCGAGCCCCCTGTTCGTCAACCTGGCCGGCGGAGAGGTGGACTGA
- a CDS encoding RNA-binding protein → MGKKLYVGNLTYDVTSSDLEQLFAAHGTVESAEVIADRMSGRSKGFGFVEMSSPQEAQAAIDALNGKDHGGRVLTVNEAKPRENRSGGGGGGGRGGRGGYGGGGGGGGRRY, encoded by the coding sequence ATGGGCAAGAAACTGTATGTTGGGAACCTGACCTACGACGTGACCAGCTCTGATCTGGAGCAGCTCTTTGCCGCCCATGGGACTGTCGAGAGTGCTGAGGTCATTGCCGACCGCATGAGCGGCCGGAGCAAAGGATTCGGCTTCGTCGAGATGAGTTCGCCCCAGGAAGCCCAGGCTGCGATCGATGCTCTGAACGGCAAGGATCACGGCGGGCGTGTACTGACCGTCAATGAGGCCAAGCCGCGGGAGAATCGCAGTGGTGGCGGCGGTGGCGGTGGACGAGGGGGGCGCGGCGGCTACGGTGGTGGCGGAGGTGGCGGCGGTCGCCGTTACTGA